One window of the Salmo trutta chromosome 35, fSalTru1.1, whole genome shotgun sequence genome contains the following:
- the LOC115174830 gene encoding transcription cofactor vestigial-like protein 2 isoform X2, producing the protein MSCLDVMYQVYGPPPQPYFSAAYSPYHHQKLAFYSKMQEAQESISGGSSFSNLAGPTIKEEDCAREKDHPPEAEYLNSRCVLFTYFQGDISSVVDEHFSRALNQPTSYVPGSVSNKSARDGSFPMSQRSFPPSFWNSAYQPSSMSSALGASHSEIPFPGDPYSSASLHSHLHHATPEPWHHSHHHHHHHPYSLGGAIGTQGSTYPRPSMHEVYGTHFDPRYSSLLVPSVRPHRLPPSTVPGPSASPCDIGKSEPTSSAWTGTFTGSGADISQSIGLNVDAARRYTLCGGNILS; encoded by the exons ATGAGCTGCTTGGATGTTATGTATCAAGTGTATGGTCCACCACCTCAGCCTTATTTTTCCGCAGCGTATAGCCCATATCATCACCAG AAATTGGCATTTTATTCCAAAATGCAAGAAGCGCAAGAGAGCATCAGCGGGGGAAGCTCGTTCTCGAACCTCGCGGGTCCGACGATAAAGGAGGAGGACTGCGCGCGCGAGAAAGATCACCCTCCGGAGGCCGAGTACCTGAACTCGCGGTGCGTGCTCTTCACCTACTTCCAGGGGGACATCAGCTCAGTGGTGGACGAGCACTTCAGCCGGGCCCTCAACCAGCCCACCAGCTACGTCCCCGGATCGGTCAGCAACAAGTCCGCACGAG ATGGATCATTCCCGATGAGCCAGAGGAGTTTCCCCCCGTCCTTCTGGAACAGTGCGTACCAGCCCTCCTCCATGAGCAGTGCCTTAGGAGCCTCCCACTCAGAGATACCCTTCCCTGGGGACCCTTACTCCTCCGCCTCCCTACACAGCCACCTCCACCATGCTACCCCAGAGCCCTGgcaccactcacaccaccaccaccaccaccacccttacTCACTTGGCGGGGCCATCGGAACCCAGGGCTCCACCTACCCTCGACCCAGCATGCACGAGGTGTATGGCACGCACTTTGACCCCCGCTACAGTTCTCTGCTGGTGCCCTCCGTCCGGCCGCACCGGCTCCCTCCATCCACTGTCCCCGGGCCGAGCGCCTCACCGTGTGACATTGGGAAGAGTGAGCCAACCAGCTCGGCCTGGACCGGGACCTTCACCGGGTCAGGGGCAGACATCAGCCAGAGCATCGGCCTCAATGTGGACGCAG CTCGACGCTACACCCTCTGTGGCGGAAACATCCTCAGCTGA
- the LOC115174830 gene encoding transcription cofactor vestigial-like protein 2 isoform X1 → MSCLDVMYQVYGPPPQPYFSAAYSPYHHQKLAFYSKMQEAQESISGGSSFSNLAGPTIKEEDCAREKDHPPEAEYLNSRCVLFTYFQGDISSVVDEHFSRALNQPTSYVPGSVSNKSARDGSFPMSQRSFPPSFWNSAYQPSSMSSALGASHSEIPFPGDPYSSASLHSHLHHATPEPWHHSHHHHHHHPYSLGGAIGTQGSTYPRPSMHEVYGTHFDPRYSSLLVPSVRPHRLPPSTVPGPSASPCDIGKSEPTSSAWTGTFTGSGADISQSIGLNVDAGLQAQDKSKDLYWF, encoded by the exons ATGAGCTGCTTGGATGTTATGTATCAAGTGTATGGTCCACCACCTCAGCCTTATTTTTCCGCAGCGTATAGCCCATATCATCACCAG AAATTGGCATTTTATTCCAAAATGCAAGAAGCGCAAGAGAGCATCAGCGGGGGAAGCTCGTTCTCGAACCTCGCGGGTCCGACGATAAAGGAGGAGGACTGCGCGCGCGAGAAAGATCACCCTCCGGAGGCCGAGTACCTGAACTCGCGGTGCGTGCTCTTCACCTACTTCCAGGGGGACATCAGCTCAGTGGTGGACGAGCACTTCAGCCGGGCCCTCAACCAGCCCACCAGCTACGTCCCCGGATCGGTCAGCAACAAGTCCGCACGAG ATGGATCATTCCCGATGAGCCAGAGGAGTTTCCCCCCGTCCTTCTGGAACAGTGCGTACCAGCCCTCCTCCATGAGCAGTGCCTTAGGAGCCTCCCACTCAGAGATACCCTTCCCTGGGGACCCTTACTCCTCCGCCTCCCTACACAGCCACCTCCACCATGCTACCCCAGAGCCCTGgcaccactcacaccaccaccaccaccaccacccttacTCACTTGGCGGGGCCATCGGAACCCAGGGCTCCACCTACCCTCGACCCAGCATGCACGAGGTGTATGGCACGCACTTTGACCCCCGCTACAGTTCTCTGCTGGTGCCCTCCGTCCGGCCGCACCGGCTCCCTCCATCCACTGTCCCCGGGCCGAGCGCCTCACCGTGTGACATTGGGAAGAGTGAGCCAACCAGCTCGGCCTGGACCGGGACCTTCACCGGGTCAGGGGCAGACATCAGCCAGAGCATCGGCCTCAATGTGGACGCAG GTCTGCAGGCCCAGGATAAGAGCAAGGACTTGTACTGGTTTTAA